The following nucleotide sequence is from Pleurodeles waltl isolate 20211129_DDA chromosome 8, aPleWal1.hap1.20221129, whole genome shotgun sequence.
cagtgggttagacttagtcttccACACCGCgcgcgattctgccgctcaaaatccagtagtctcattagaataatgagagcctacgcaacatggcgccgccaatgtttggtcaggctctaatttttgggtcctccggagtatctctgtctcattagatacaatgacgcctcaataccgtatacggagacgtccgtggtactgaggatttccaccctagCTACATAGGCTATGCTATTTggggctggaggttgttcaagcttgaactttcaaAGGAAGAACCCCATTTGGTGCCTGCTCTGAACATATAGTCTGTCTATGacggcgaatccacagcagatacaaatagcagttaatatgagacaacctctgactgcacatttattagcaaatggcctaatgccccaggagggtccagtcacattCATGATGGATGCCCTATGcaccttatagaacagaactcttctattcttgggtcacatttccagcagttgatgggaacacaaatacatttcatcattatacacttgcaaatgcaccttgctaatacagagcatacgcatatttagaaataccattatcttatcaagaacataataattggcttgatggagccctaacccacacaatttccaatgatacctctcccatctgccttGGTGCTTGGGGGGGGACTGTGATAGCCCCGCGAGCACCAAGGCAGTGAAtgtgaaatgagccaattggctcatttcacttgcATTTTCAGTGAAATTACATCAGCACGCCATGAGAACTGATCGTCCTTTCACTAAAAACCAAAAACATCCTCAGGAGCTGGGCATGCTCTTCCCCAGTTCCTGAGGTTGTTTTTAgcaaaaggaaatccctctgatgTTAATAGCAGATGGGCTCCTTTGGAATGTGCAGAGGATGGAACGGTTCGGTCCTCAGCACACTCCCCACCGTGGCTGAGCACAGAACCGTTCCTTCCTTCCCATGAAATGGGTTAATAAGGGGGTGGCGttttcacctaccacacttgcatttcaaaggcactgGTCCATCACATTCACAAAGGAGTTCTTACTAGCCTATTGTGCCCACAGGCAGACAAGGACCATGGCAGGGAAACAGGAAATTCCAGACGCCTCTCTAAGGGGGAACTGCAGAAGTATACTTCCAAGTGGGCACCATATATAAATATTGGTCCCTCAGACCCAGTTCTTAAGATCATTTCCGAACCTGTGGAAAAATCagaagaagactgccctgctgcccttgtgctctgctgcaagaaggactgcacagctgccctgctgcccttgtgctctgctgcaagaaggactgcacagctgccctgctgcccttgtgctctgctgcaagaaggactgcccagctgctccgctgctttgctgccctgctgccttgctgctctgcctgcaggaaggactgctttgctgccctctgtctgagaaaggactggacctgcagcttGATCCCAGgagcaccagagtgactccaagggctccaACACCCTTGAACCATGCACCTGGAGTATGCCTACTGCGAGTCCTAACACCCCAAGTTGCccctccccagtcctggaccctttgtagtGGGGTTAAAGGGGCTCTGCCAGTTCAGCTGTGGTTCCCATCAGAACAGACACAGTGCAACGCAACCTAACAAGTCCTTGCAGATCCTTGTTGCAACAAATGCAGCGCAATGCAACTTGTCACAGAGTCTTGCATCACAGCCCTGGCAGCTCCCCATTGAAACTTATGCAGCGTGATGCAACTCAATGTGGACCTTGCATCACTCCTTGGAATCGACGCTGTATGGCTCAACACGCCACATCCAGGACATAATGTACAATTCTCAGTGACCCTAACATGCTCCCTCGATTTCAGTCAGCTTTAAATCCGTGATTTTTGCCCTGGTCCGGCATGACCATatacccacagttggcactttgtgcctcTAGGCGCTCCTTTTTACCTAGCTCCTCAAAACTGCAGCACTCCAGTTTTACtgtctggatttttgttgttttggagtcaaatactttattaaatattactctattttTTTTCAATCGTTGTGAGATCTtatgtgttgtgttctcactttattactgttcagcTACTGCatacataatttacacattgcctctaaattaagcctgactgctttgtgccaagcaatCAGACGgtcgcaggttaatttagtgactttttatttTACATTGAACGAGATTGTCACTGTTGCTTGAGAAGATCTcataccccctcaaccaataaccacaTTTTTCACACCTCTAATAAGGTAATTTCAAACATGTGTCACCCTGGGTGTTGGTGGCACGTTAACAGACGCATACTGGGTCGTATAGTGCGAGCTTCTCCTTCAACGAGAGTATTAAAATGAGGACTGTAAGTCCCAGAATgcatagtgttgtaaagtggaacaTAAGGAAACAGAAATACTTTTCAGtgacttggtgtttcaccaaattcCATTAAgccatatttactaatattttgaGTGATATGCATGCTGAGATTTTAAATACAAATTTCAAATAGGAAATGAACTCTGTAACTCTCGCGAAAAGGAAAAGGCGCGAGGGAGCGCGATGAAAACACAGGTGATAACATTTAGTATTAATTAAGGAGTCCCTGAGCTGGTGGAAGCCGGTCCTGGTGGGGTTTAAAAGGAGCGTCGTTGGTGTAAGCAGTTAGTAGGCTTTTGAAGTTACGATTTGGTGGTGCAATTGCAAGTAACAGGTATGGTTTCTTTTCCGCGTCATGCATTTATGATTTTGGTCTCTTTTCTTATCTTGGGCTACTTGAgtgttttttaattattaactAATAATGTAGTTTAAGATGGGATTGTGAGTTAAACTGCGTCAATCACTTTATTAGTAGTTTATGTGAGTGAAGAGTGTACCTAtaaggtgttgggggggggggggttgcttctACCCACTTATCGACTCATCTTTTAACAGCGTGTCGAGATGTATgctctgtgttttctataaaatgaATCTAAAACTAAATCTGCAATACCTTGCTTGTTGACGTGACTCTACAGCGCATTTTGGGGATTAATTAGGGAATGTCCAGTTAGTGAATTGTTTTGCTATAAAACAATTTTAAGCTGTTGCTTATCTGCATTTGAATTCTGTTAAACGCTAAACTTTCTCTGCATTTTGGTGATTGTAGTTCTTAATTCTAAGAAGAAAATATTGAGTCTTCTAATTTATAAACCAAATTAGAGTGCTTTTCGTACTTGCCTGATAGTAGAAAGATCTGCGAAGAGCTTTCCTTAATTCCTCAAAGGGTAAGGTGCATGATGCAGCGTCAAGTCAAATGGATCACCTTGCTTTGATACTGATGATATATACTTCTTAATGTTGATGCCGTTTCTTTATTACCTTCTAACTTTTGGGTATTTAGAAAAGTTAATTATGGTCTTCTGAATATTTTAACTTAAACATTtactgtgtgtggggggtggtttctttctttcttcttcttttttttctttcttttcctccttcccggttttctttcttctttcaatgAGCTATTGAATGTATAATTGGTATAGGCCTGTCTGTTATTTAGCAAAGTGGAGGTTAACTGAAGACTTCCTGGGAAAGTTTTATCAAAGTTGGTCTCGATTGACCCCCCTGAAGTGCTTGTGTTTTCTTTGGTTCAGCACGGGAGTTAACTAGACAAAGCTTTTGCAATGTTAAATGAGGATTTTTAGTCAATGGGTGGTAATGATTGGTGCTGCCGCATCTCCTGAATGGATGTGGTAATTTTGTCACACTCTTTACCAGGTAGAAATGACAGAAGGCTAAACTGTGTTCTGCTCAGCAGTGTAAATGTCTAGGTCCTGCTCTTTGTTGGGTAAATGTTGCTCTTATACCCCTTCCCACATACATTCTCCTTAGTTATTCATCTACCCTACAGTAATTACTTTCTTGCTTTTTCTCCTTTCAGTTCGGTTTCCTGTTTATCATTGACTCCCTACCCCCATTCCTCCAATCCCCCACTAAAAAAGGTCTCTAGAACAGTACTTTGCATGTTTtcactaccccccacccccccaacacgtTACCAGCTTGTTACTCGTAACTGGTGGCACTCGAATTCAAGTGTCTCAGATGCTTGCTACAGGCCTCTCTGAAATGCTGGTTTACACACTGTCAAATGTTGACAGAAGCTCGggcttctttctatctttctctcgCCCCTTGGTCCCTTCTACTTCCCAGGAGAtggataaatatatataattattttttttgcagtaTTTGAAAATTGTATTACCTTTTGCTTCCAATTAGGTGCTTGGATAAAGGACCAAAGCAGTTTACTTTGGTTTCTCACTTTAGTCTAAGTGCATTATTGCACATCCACTTAACCTATCATGTTGTGGATGGTCCCAGCCAACTGTATTACCTCAGCCCACTTACGACGATCTGGATGTCGTTGTCAAGACATTTCTGCGAGCCTAAAAGCTTAATACTGGAAAGACTCATTGGGGGAGGTAATCATTAAAAATGGGCAGGTTACCAGAGCCCTGGGGAACCTCAGAACTCAAAACCTTCAGAGTCGATGAGTGGTCAGATAAAACTGATCGAGTAACAATGTGTAGGAAGAGGTACCCATTTCAATGCACTATCCAGGTTTCCAAACCATGAATTCGTCCGATGGGAAACCATGTCAAATGTGCCATGGCGATCTAATCAGTGCTGCTCTTTGACTCTCATCTAGAAGAATTACATCATTTAGTGCAGTTGTCTGTATACAATGCAGGATTCTAAAACCAATCTCCGTTTGACAAAACTAGCTGTTGTCATCACAGCTGTACCAGGAAAAGCTGAGATGGTCGCATACTCGGAGCCGTTCAGGGTCTGCATTTGTCTTTTTTGATTTAAGCCTCCTTCCATAGTTCAGGACGTATGGAAGAGGCAACCGATTTGTTGTATAAATCGGTTATAGTTGCAATCGTTCCGTTCCTGAACGGAGGAAGGTGGCTGGACATGGATCCAAGGATAGCATGATTTTAATTCTCAGCATTGAGTGACTGATACAGGACAATGTGAATGAGTCAAAGTCCATTATTACGGTGATTAAAGTCATAGATTTCAGAACGATCCTCtgcttcaatttcttcaaaataACATTATTTTGAGAAGTGATGCAAAATATTGAGTCTGGTACAGACTGTCCTTCTTATTAATGAGGAAAACCGCTCTTGCATTTTAATATGCACAGTCTGTCTTGTTAGTTTGAATAGTTACTCGTATGAGCTAGCCTGCCCACTTCTCTACCTGATGCTATACAAGCCTTTTCAAATCTTACTCTTTCTTTGTTCTGGCCAAGTCTTTCAAGTACCAATGTGCTGAGGGAGTTTATCCTGATTTTCTGTGCTAGTGCACGGCTCTAGCATACAATGCTTTGACCCAGAGATTGAATTCAGTAGCTTGCTGAAAAATGTCCCTATCGGGATGTTTTGTGTAGTTGAGGGGTACTCCTGAGGGCTTGACTTTGACACCTATCTAGTAATTTTGGACCATGAGATTTCCTGACTGAGATGGTAAGTGGATGCCATGTGATCAGACATTATTTTGATTTGTGTCCTTGCTATCAAAGCCTTATCTTATCCTAAAAATGAGATCAATAATATGCCCTTCATTATGTTGGAGATGTTGCCAGCTGTTCCAAGTTCCGGCTAATTGAAGAATCACAGCGGTTCTCTTTATCCCATTTTAGATTACTACCACCTAGTAGGCTTTAGTTATCAAATTTCAAAGGATTAAATTGATGGTCAGGTTTGTTGCTCATTGGTTGTGGCTTGTACTATTCCTCTAGTAAGCTTTGACTAGCAGAATGTGTGCACCTTTATGTAGTCTTCTCCTTATTGCATTTAAGCTTCTTATTGTGTTGCATCAAGTCTTTAACTTTAGTTTTATTGCTTCTGCTGCAATTGAGGCTTTGTTAAGCAAGCTTCTAGTTTTTGCAATGTTTATTAACTTGATCTCTAATTGCAATTAATCTGATATCTTTAAAGGTCAGGAATATGTCTGGACGTGGCAAGAAAGTTGTGAAGCAGAAGGCTGGCCACAAGACTAGATCCTCCAGGGCTGGTCTGCAGTTTCCAGTTGGCCGCATCCACAGGTTTCTGAAGAAAGGTAACTACGCAGAGCGGGTTGGCTCTGGTGCTCCTGTTTACCTGGCTGCTGTTCTGGAGTACCTCACAGCAGAAGTGCTGGAGCTGGCAGGAAATGCTGCCCGAGACAACAAGAAGTCCCGAATTGTGCCACGACATCTGCAGCTGGCAGTCAGGAATGACGAGGAATTGAACAAACTGTTTTCTGGTGTGACCATTGCTGAAGGCGGTGTGCTGCCGAACATTCAGGCCCAGCTTCTACCTAAGAAAACTGTCAAGGGATCTTCAGCAGAACCAAAAGATGTCCAGTCTCAGGAGTTTTAGTGCCTTTTTTTGTTGACCACTTGCATAATGCACTTTTTAGTacagtattaatttttttttttaaacgttttcaaTTAAAATATTAACTTTCTGGTGTTGTCCTAAGAGTAGTCCTTAATGTCTGTCTTAATTGACCTCTACATATTGGATTAGCAGTTCAATTTGCAGTTTCAGTGTTGGTTGCTAGTTCACccgtgccaacacacacacacacacacacaaacatgcatgaagcTTCCCTAATGCCTTTACgttcaacaaagaacacatgcctgCTGTTTGGTCAGCTTCATAGCTGGTGTCGAACCGTGCACCCCAAACAGTCATTGTATCGAATGCCCTGGCACAAGTATGTCTttggtgtggtgtgtttttttttttgttttttttttttctctctaagaCCATCACAATCTCGTTTCTATCTTAATCACCTAACTTAATCTCTCTTCAATACTTGGTTCTTTCGGAGGTAAAGAGCAAAAGCATCCCTGGCCACCCAGGTGTTGGACTGGCCCAACGGCTGAGCAGAGCATGGACAAAAGGATTGGGCTGAGTGAGAGGCAGCCAGGATAGTggtcaacccccccctcccccccccttcccctgttgccacaggggaggtgatgaagCTCTGCAGGGGCTTGGGGGGGGCATTGCTAGCTCTGTGCCAGCTACAGCTGAAGGACCGACCCACTGGGGTAGAGGACCCCAGGAGCGTGGGCCTAGCCAGGTGCTTTAGGTGGTAGCCAGAATTGGATTTCCCACTCTGGTTTAGGCACCTGGCTGGGGGCCCAAGGTGCCTAGGTGGGGGATGTGCCCAGCTGGGCTCCCAGGTGTGGGCTCAATTCCAAGGGAGCTACACCTGCCATAGCCTGACCTGCAGAAGGGGTCCAGAGGGGCCCAGAAGAGGTGCAGGCTTTGCCCCAATTTTTGGCAGGGTGGGAGGCCCTGGAGTCCCGCGGTGTGACATGATGTTTGACCTGCTGGATGAATTTGGGGTTTGCTGGGGACTCCGCCTGAACTGAATGAAAACAAGTGTATTTCCTGTGTGCTGCGGCATAGCCTGCTTAGTCTAGTGCCTAGAGGATGTCACCTGGGCACACCACTCATTCCGGTACTTTTGGTATACAGGTCTACCATGACCTTCAGGATCTCCAAGAGGGCAATGTGTGGCAGGTTCTACGGTCAGCTGTCTCCTTCTGGTGCTCCCTCTGCTTACTTATTATGGCTCACATAGCCCTCAGCTAAGATAGCAATGCTCCCTAGGCTACTCTATTTTGTCAACCTGCCTATTATGATCCCAGCAAACTGGTTCAGATTGTTGGATGTACTGGTGAGGGATTTGTTGTGGAATGGTGGATGGCAGTGGGTGGCCCTGGCCACTCTGTCTGCCACCAGGGGAGGGAGGGCTTGGGGTACCTGATTTTTAGCTCCACATTTTGGCAGCACAACTACAATGACCCTCCTGCTGGCTAGGTGGGGTGGACCTCACTAAGACAGCTCCCGCCGTAGGGGACTCAGATCAGAGTACACTTCTGGCCGCAATACTGAAACTTGGCCTTTGGTGCCTCTGACTAGGGGTGCTACTGGCATCGGCTCTGGCTGGCGGAGGACACCTGAGAACAAAGACCAGGGCTccataaattattattttattttttttctttttctttcaccccccccccccccccccccctctctgctTCTCACAGGCAACtatatcactggttagcagggatacaAATGATGGGTGAAATGTACTGCCAGGGAAAGTTTATCCCATTCGGTGACCTAGCTTACCGTGGGGGCAATTCTTGACATAGGAAGCAGTGGTATGGGCTACTAGGGACCTCTGGGGTGTGGCG
It contains:
- the LOC138249159 gene encoding late histone H2A.L3-like, whose product is MSGRGKKVVKQKAGHKTRSSRAGLQFPVGRIHRFLKKGNYAERVGSGAPVYLAAVLEYLTAEVLELAGNAARDNKKSRIVPRHLQLAVRNDEELNKLFSGVTIAEGGVLPNIQAQLLPKKTVKGSSAEPKDVQSQEF